In the Brassica napus cultivar Da-Ae chromosome A7, Da-Ae, whole genome shotgun sequence genome, one interval contains:
- the LOC106353138 gene encoding integrin-linked protein kinase 1 isoform X2 has protein sequence MENVAAQLKRGISRQFSTGSMRRTLSRQFTRQSSLDPRRNNMRFSFGRQSSLDPIRRSPESLGCEPKMSVPENLDSTMQLLFMASKGDVDGVEELLDEGIDVNSIDLDGRTALHIASCEGHYDVVKVLLSRRANIDARDRWGSTAAVDAKYYGNTEVYNLLKARGAKAPKTRKTPMTVGNPKEVPEYELNPLELQVRKVDGISKGTYQVAKWNETRVSVKIFDKDSYSDPERVNAFNHELTLLAKARHPNIVQFVGAVTQNLPMMIVVEHNPKGDLSGYLQKKGRLSPSKALRFALDIARGMNYLHECKPDPFIHCDLRPKNILLDRGGQLKICGFGLVKLSKISEDNFKVVKHEAHIDKSNYYVAPEIYKNNIFDKRVDVHSFGVILYEMTEGVSIFHPKPPEEIAELICMEGRRPTIKTKSKSYPPELKELIEECWHPDISVRPTFIEIICRLDIIVLNCSKQGWWKDTFKFPW, from the exons ATGGAGAACGTAGCGGCGCAATTGAAGCGTGGAATCTCGAGACAATTCTCCACAGGATCAATGCGAAGAACGCTAAGCCGGCAATTCACACGCCAATCATCTCTCGATCCGCGCCGTAACAACATGAGGTTCAGCTTCGGCCGTCAGTCTTCGCTAGATCCGATCAGACGGAGCCCCGAATCGCTGGGGTGCGAGCCGAAGATGTCTGTCCCGGAGAATCTCGATTCCACGATGCAGCTTCTCTTCATGGCGAGTAAAGGCGACGTTGACGGCGTTGAGGAGCTGCTTGACGAAGGAATCGATGTGAATAGTATTGATCTAGATGGACGTACGGCGCTTCATATCGCTTCGTGTGAAGGTCATTACGACGTCGTTAAGGTTCTTCTTAGCCGGAGAGCTAACATCGATGCTCGTGACCGTTGGGGTAGTACG GCGGCTGTTGATGCCAAATATTATGGGAATACTGAAGTGTATAATCTGTTGAAAGCTCGAGGAGCTAAAGCCCCG AAAACAAGAAAGACTCCAATGACAGTGGGAAATCCAAAAGAAGTCCCAGAGTATGAGCTTAATCCACTCGAGCTTCAAGTCCGAAAAGTTGATGGCATCTCAAAG GGAACATATCAAGTTGCTAAATGGAATGAGACGCGAGTCTCAGTAAAAATATTCGATAAAGATAGTTATTCAGATCCTGAACGAGT AAATGCGTTCAACCATGAATTAACTTTGCTAGCTAAAGCTCGGCATCCAAATATAGTTCAATTTGTTGGAGCTGTCACTCAGAATCTACCAATGATGATTGTAGTTGAGCATAATCCAAAA GGTGATCTAAGTGGTTATCTTCAGAAGAAAGGTCGTCTTTCTCCTTCAAAGGCTCTGAGATTTGCTCTTGATATTGCCAGAGGCATGAACTATCTTCATGAATGTAAACCAGACCCGTTCATCCACTGCGATTTAAGGCCAAA AAATATTTTGCTGGATAGAGGAGGACAACTGAAGATCTGTGGATTTGGTTTGGTAAAGTTGTCCAAAATTTCAGAAGATAATTTCAAAGTAGTGAAGCACGAAGCTCATATCGACAAATCAA ATTACTATGTTGCACCcgaaatttacaaaaacaataTCTTTGATAAAAGGGTTGATGTGCATTCATTTGGTGTCATTTTGTATGAG ATGACAGAGGGAGTATCTATTTTTCATCCTAAACCGCCTGAAGAGATTGCGGAGTTGATATGTATGGAAGGAAGGAGACCAACAATCAAGACGAAATCGAAGAGTTACCCACCAGAATTGAAAGA
- the LOC106356804 gene encoding uncharacterized protein LOC106356804: MGKRINPSLNSSISISPPIRVAMGILSWFTGSPKPSQPAEKSKTEKSETSAPGMNGAIEVPRPDRATVFEFGSVAATGDRVTLAGYCPVSDDLEPCRWEILPADGKDAPQFRVVF; the protein is encoded by the coding sequence ATGGGGAAAAGGATAAACCCTTCACTCAATTCCTCAATCTCGATCTCTCCACCGATTCGAGTAGCCATGGGGATACTGTCGTGGTTCACCGGAAGCCCTAAGCCTTCGCAGCCGGCGGAGAAGTCGAAGACGGAGAAATCGGAAACTTCGGCTCCGGGGATGAACGGAGCCATAGAAGTCCCACGTCCCGATCGCGCGACGGTTTTCGAGTTCGGCTCCGTGGCAGCCACCGGAGACAGAGTCACTCTAGCTGGATACTGCCCCGTTTCCGACGATCTCGAACCTTGTCGCTGGGAGATTCTTCCCGCCGACGGAAAAGACGCTCCACAGTTTCGCGTCGTcttctga
- the LOC106353138 gene encoding integrin-linked protein kinase 1 isoform X1, whose translation MENVAAQLKRGISRQFSTGSMRRTLSRQFTRQSSLDPRRNNMRFSFGRQSSLDPIRRSPESLGCEPKMSVPENLDSTMQLLFMASKGDVDGVEELLDEGIDVNSIDLDGRTALHIASCEGHYDVVKVLLSRRANIDARDRWGSTAAVDAKYYGNTEVYNLLKARGAKAPKTRKTPMTVGNPKEVPEYELNPLELQVRKVDGISKGTYQVAKWNETRVSVKIFDKDSYSDPERVNAFNHELTLLAKARHPNIVQFVGAVTQNLPMMIVVEHNPKGDLSGYLQKKGRLSPSKALRFALDIARGMNYLHECKPDPFIHCDLRPKNILLDRGGQLKICGFGLVKLSKISEDNFKVVKHEAHIDKSNYYVAPEIYKNNIFDKRVDVHSFGVILYEMTEGVSIFHPKPPEEIAELICMEGRRPTIKTKSKSYPPELKELIEECWHPDISVRPTFIEIICRLDIIVLNCSKQGWWKDTFKFPWK comes from the exons ATGGAGAACGTAGCGGCGCAATTGAAGCGTGGAATCTCGAGACAATTCTCCACAGGATCAATGCGAAGAACGCTAAGCCGGCAATTCACACGCCAATCATCTCTCGATCCGCGCCGTAACAACATGAGGTTCAGCTTCGGCCGTCAGTCTTCGCTAGATCCGATCAGACGGAGCCCCGAATCGCTGGGGTGCGAGCCGAAGATGTCTGTCCCGGAGAATCTCGATTCCACGATGCAGCTTCTCTTCATGGCGAGTAAAGGCGACGTTGACGGCGTTGAGGAGCTGCTTGACGAAGGAATCGATGTGAATAGTATTGATCTAGATGGACGTACGGCGCTTCATATCGCTTCGTGTGAAGGTCATTACGACGTCGTTAAGGTTCTTCTTAGCCGGAGAGCTAACATCGATGCTCGTGACCGTTGGGGTAGTACG GCGGCTGTTGATGCCAAATATTATGGGAATACTGAAGTGTATAATCTGTTGAAAGCTCGAGGAGCTAAAGCCCCG AAAACAAGAAAGACTCCAATGACAGTGGGAAATCCAAAAGAAGTCCCAGAGTATGAGCTTAATCCACTCGAGCTTCAAGTCCGAAAAGTTGATGGCATCTCAAAG GGAACATATCAAGTTGCTAAATGGAATGAGACGCGAGTCTCAGTAAAAATATTCGATAAAGATAGTTATTCAGATCCTGAACGAGT AAATGCGTTCAACCATGAATTAACTTTGCTAGCTAAAGCTCGGCATCCAAATATAGTTCAATTTGTTGGAGCTGTCACTCAGAATCTACCAATGATGATTGTAGTTGAGCATAATCCAAAA GGTGATCTAAGTGGTTATCTTCAGAAGAAAGGTCGTCTTTCTCCTTCAAAGGCTCTGAGATTTGCTCTTGATATTGCCAGAGGCATGAACTATCTTCATGAATGTAAACCAGACCCGTTCATCCACTGCGATTTAAGGCCAAA AAATATTTTGCTGGATAGAGGAGGACAACTGAAGATCTGTGGATTTGGTTTGGTAAAGTTGTCCAAAATTTCAGAAGATAATTTCAAAGTAGTGAAGCACGAAGCTCATATCGACAAATCAA ATTACTATGTTGCACCcgaaatttacaaaaacaataTCTTTGATAAAAGGGTTGATGTGCATTCATTTGGTGTCATTTTGTATGAG ATGACAGAGGGAGTATCTATTTTTCATCCTAAACCGCCTGAAGAGATTGCGGAGTTGATATGTATGGAAGGAAGGAGACCAACAATCAAGACGAAATCGAAGAGTTACCCACCAGAATTGAAAGA